In one window of Chelmon rostratus isolate fCheRos1 chromosome 19, fCheRos1.pri, whole genome shotgun sequence DNA:
- the LOC121623300 gene encoding MAM domain-containing protein 2-like, whose product MRDQLLLFLLPVRVDLFSQRAAMLPLCLLTFAATIQAHNQLLPGSCNFESNTCGYTSDPDFMSWSLQKDGHFVAVDAVVNDDQDDETGADAGLQREITGILLSPALEQGEWSCLRLVYQITGSGSLEVLLRTDGKSFDKPLWSSQAPSDSWVISSMDLQNNTEPYKVVIEGKPGQSPGSSVAVFEIHISPGYCLECDFEDSHLCGYSNQWNANVNWYVGGGGLQLLHNNVPNDHTYSNKTGHLMYVDSIYAKTFKEVAKLVSPMTTMPMSGCLSFQYQRSEETGNLFSVFTRDQLGQYQELWRAGTENQSDWSRMLGEWMPVQVDLKAPYAVQVVFEVAFNSPRGGRVAVDDISFSPEFCSTDTEPTFDPSIANCDFESGLCHYTQDQATGSSWRRVSVKPNIFRNGDHTTGAGSFLLAHSRLSPRAGYVTRLIGPTLPGNMKYCLRFYFSLRGFNQTERALTVYLQQQQQSGSQEKIWTQGEKSRGIWIATDVTFQTSQPAKVVFVSTCRSFWDCGSVALDDISVSLGDCELTAGSLSLSLPGHCDFEAGLCGYTQDKQSDGADWEWRRGPTPTSYTGPRGDHTSGLGYYLHMEASPMLPGQSVRLLSRPLRGSRGPQCLRFYYHMYGSGTGQLSIYLSKDGEDVLLWQRSGEQSIAWLRATVEYQCDSQHQIVFEATRGSSVRSDIAIDDIVLEGGPCPEIEIKATVGTSNEIE is encoded by the exons ATGCGAGACCAACTTTTGCTTTTCTTACTTCCTGTGAGGGTCGATTTATTTTCACAGAGAGCTGCGATGCTTCCACTCTGCCTCTTGACTTTTGCTG CCACCATCCAGGCCCACAACCAGCTGTTGCCAGGCTCCTGCAACTTTGAGTCCAACACCTGCGGATATACGTCAGATCCAGACTTTATGAGCTGGTCCCTGCAAAAAGATG GCCACTTTGTTGCTGTGGATGCAGTCGTGAACGATGACCAGGATGATGAGACAGGTGCAGATGCCGGCCTACAGAGAGAGATCACAGGGATCCTGCTGAGCCCGGCTCTGGAGCAGGGCGAGTGGAGCTGCCTGAGGCTAGTCTACCAGATCACTGGGTCGGGAAGCCTGGAGGTCCTACTGCGCACAGATGGAAAGAGCTTTGACAAGCCACTGTGGAGCAGTCAGGCGCCCTCTGACAGCTGGGTCATCTCCAGCATGGACTTGCAGAACAACACTGAGCCTTACAAG GTTGTCATCGAAGGTAAACCAGGACAGAGCCCTGGGAGCAGCGTGGCCGTCTTCGAGATCCACATAAGCCCCGGATACTGCCTGG AGTGTGATTTTGAGGATTCTCACCTGTGTGGATACAGTAATCAGTGGAACGCCAATGTAAACTGGTATGTTGGAGGAGGCGGGCTCCAGCTCCTTCACAACAATGTACCAAATGACCACACATACAGCAACAAGACAG GTCACTTGATGTACGTGGACTCCATCTACGCCAAGACTTTCAAAGAAGTGGCCAAGCTGGTGTCTCCCATGACGACGATGCCCATGTCCGGCTGCCTGAGTTTTCAGTACCAACGGAGTGAGGAGACAGGCaaccttttctctgttttcaccaGGGACCAACTAGGTCAGTACCAGGAGCTGTGGAGGGCAGGGACAGAAAACCAGAGTGACTGGAGCAGGATGCTGGGAGAATGGATGCCTGTGCAGGTGGACCTGAAGGCACCGTATGCTGTACAG GTGGTCTTTGAAGTGGCTTTTAACAGTCCGAGAGGGGGACGCGTTGCAGTTGATGACATTTCCTTTTCTCCAGAGTTTTGCAGCACAGACACCG AgccgacctttgacccctccATTGCCAACTGTGACTTCGAGTCAGGTCTCTGCCACTACACCCAGGACCAGGCGACGGGATCCTCGTGGAGGAGAGTGTCTGTGAAGCCCAACATATTTAGGAACGGGGACCACACCACAGGGGCAG GATCTTTCCTGTTGGCTCACTCCCGGCTGAGCCCACGCGCCGGTTATGTTACCCGCCTGATCGGTCCAACTCTGCCTGGGAACATGAAGTACTGCTTGAGATTTTACTTCTCTCTGAGGG GTTTCAACCAGACGGAGCGAGCTCTCACAGtttatctgcagcagcagcagcagagcggcAGCCAGGAGAAGATCTGGACCCAGGGGGAGAAGTCCAGAGGAATCTGGATCGCGACGGACGTCACCTTCCAGACATCGCAGCCTGCCAAG GTGGTTTTCGTCAGCACCTGCAGGAGCTTCTGGGACTGCGGCTCTGTGGCTTTGGATGACATCAGCGTGAGCCTGGGAGACTGTGAGTTAACAGCAG GCTCGTTGTCGTTGTCTCTCCCAGGACACTGTGACTTTGAAGCTGGCCTGTGCGGTTACACTCAGGACAAGCAGAGCGACGGTGCTGACtgggagtggaggagaggaccAACCCCGACCTCGTACACCGGGCCAAGAGGAGACCACACCTCGGGGCTCG GCTACTACCTGCACATGGAGGCGTCGCCCATGCTGCCCGGTCAGAGTGTCCGCCTGCTGTCCCGCCCTCTGAGGGGCTCCAGGGGGCCTCAGTGTCTGCGCTTCTACTACCACATGTACGGCTCGGGCACGGGCCAGCTCAGCATCTACCTCAGCAAGGACGGAGAGGACGTGTTGCTGTGGCAACGGAGCGGCGAGCAGAGCATCGCCTGGCTGAGAGCCACAGTGGAGTACCAGTGTGACAGCCAGCATCAG ATTGTGTTTGAAGCAACCAGGGGTTCATCAGTGAGGAGCGACATCGCCATTGACGACATTGTCTTGGAAGGTGGACCTTGCCCAG aAATTGAGATCAAGGCCACCGTGGGAACCTCCAATGAGATAGAGTAG
- the slc30a5 gene encoding zinc transporter 5 codes for MEEKYSSNVLSGGKLGMVEVPNSRLTRYLVLLVVTKVLKALGIFESYDILKVVHIVQFIFILKLGSAVILLFFQKPFSSGKVISKRQWIKLLKHAVFSCVISLLGFFGLTLCGPLRTLLLFEHSDVVVIALLGVLFTSSGGGPSKTRGAALFIIAVICLLLFDNDDLMAKMAEHPEGHHDSALTHFLYTAIAFLGVADHKGGVVLLVVSLCLKVGFHTASRKLSVEIGGAKRLYALDNLVSAVVLLPWVIVLSATTESKVESWSSLILPFGMIIFSVMILEFYVEAICCTKMETPRCARYGTIALFLSALLLANFWTHPLTDQLRSMSKPPQQVSTEHVLSGGVLVSAVFFIMSSSILSCPSKKGQKGTLVGYSPEGTPLYNFMGDALQHTSQSLPRFIKDSLKQILEEYDSRQIFYFLCLNLAFTFVELFYGVWTNSLGLISDGFHMLFDCSALVLGLFAALMTRWKATRIFSYGYGRVEILSGFINGLFLMVIAFFVFVESVTRVLDPPNINTDMLTPVSVGGLLVNLVGICAFSHAHSHGSKSCSSHDHGHSHHGHSHSEHSHGGHGHSHGGHGHGHGGHGHSHGSGGGGMNANMRGVFLHVLADTLGSIGVIISTILIRQFGWLIADPICSLFIATLIFLSVIPLLKDACEVLLLRTPPENEKDLNSALEKIEKIEGVLSYRDPHFWRHSANMIAGTIHLQIMSDVVEQRIIQQVTAILKDAGVNNLSVQVEKEAYFQHMSGLSTGFQEVLAMTQQMETMKYLKDGTCIM; via the exons ATGGAAGAGAAATACAGCAGCAACGTACTTTCAGGGGGCAAACTGGGAATGGTCGAAGTGCCCAATTCTAG gtTAACCAGGTACTTAGTCTTACTGGTTGTCACAAAGGTCCTCAAGGCTCTTGGGATCTTTGAATCTTATGATATCCTAAAAGTTGTTCACATTGTCCAGTTCATCTTCATACTAAAATTAGG GAGTGCTGttattctgcttttctttcaaaagcCTTTCTCCTCTGGAAAAGTAATCTCAAAAAGACAG TGGATAAAATTACTGAAGCATGCTGTTTTCAGCTGCGTCATATCCCTCCTGGGCTTCTTCGGTCTAACTCTCTGTGGACCTCTAAG GACATTGTTGCTTTTTGAACACAGTGATGTGGTAGTTATTGCTCTTCTTGGTGTCTTGTTCACAAGCTCTGGAGGTGGGCCGTCTAAG ACCAGAGGAGCTGCTTTATTCATCATCGCTGTgatctgcctcctcctctttgacAACGATGATCTCATGGCAAAGATGGCGGAGCACC CTGAGGGACATCATGATAGCGCGCTCACTCATTTTCTCTACACTGCCATTGCATTTTTAGGGGTTGCAGATCACAAA GGTGGTGTTGTGCTGCTGGTGGTCTCCCTGTGCCTGAAGGTGGGCTTCCACACAGCCTCCAGGAAACTGTCAGTGGAAATTGGTGGTGCAAAACGCCTCTATGCCCTTGACAACTTGGTTtctgctgtggtgctgctgcCCTGGGTCATAGTGCTCTCAGCAACCACAGAA AGTAAAGTGGAATCATGGTCGTCCCTCATCCTGCCTTTCGGGATGATCATCTTCTCCGTAATGATCCTGGAGTTTTACGTCGAGGCCATCTGCTGCACGAAAATGGAGACGCCGAGGTGCGCCCGCTACGGCACCATCGCCCTCTTCCTCAGCGCCCTGCTGCTGGCCAACTTCTGGACTCACCCGCTGACCGACCAGCTGCGCTCCATGAGCAAACCGCCCCAGCAGGTCAGCACAGAGCATGTGCTCTCTGGTGGAGTGCTCGTCAGCGCTGTCTTCTTCATCATGT CCTCCAGTATTCTCTCTTGTCCATCAAAGAAAGGTCAGAAAGGCACCTTGGTGGGTTACTCACCCGAAGGGACCCCTCTGTACAACTTCATGGGTGATGCCTTGCAGCATACGTCACAGTCCCTCCCACGGTTCATCAAAGATTCCCTGAAGCAGATCCTGGAGGAATATGACTCCAGACAGATCTTCTACTTCCTGTGTCTCAACCTG GCTTTCACCTTCGTGGAGCTCTTTTATGGTGTTTGGACCAACAGTCTGGGACTGATCTCCGATGGCTTCCACATGCTGTTTGACTGTTCGGCTTTAGTTCTCGGATTATTTGCTGCCCTCATGACCCGCTGGAAAGCTACCAGGATCTTCTCCTATGG GTACGGTCGTGTTGAAATACTTTCTGGTTTCATCAATGGCCTGTTCCTGATGGTCAtcgctttctttgtgtttgtggagtCTGTCACCCGTGTGCTGGATCCTCCCAatataaacacagacatgctgACT CCAGTGTCTGTCGGAGGTTTACTGGTCAACCTGGTGGGTATCTGCGCTTTCAGTCACGCTCACTCCCACGGCAGCAAAAGCTGCTCGTCCCACGACCACGGTCACTCGCACCACGGCCACTCCCACAGCGAGCACAGCCACGGGGGCCACGGCCACTCTCATGGCGGACACGGCCACGGGCACGGCGGACACGGGCACTCCCACGGCTCCGGGGGTGGAGGCATGAACGCTAACatgagag gTGTTTTCCTCCATGTCCTCGCTGACACGTTGGGCAGCATCGGCGTGATCATCTCTACCATCCTCATCCGTCAGTTCGGCTGGTTGATTGCCGACCCCATTTGCTCGCTCTTCATCGCCACGCTCATTTTTCTCAGCGTCATCCCCTTGCTGAAGGACGCCTGCGAGGTTCTCCTCCTACGAACTCCCCCAGAAAATGAGAAGGACCTGAACAGCGCGTTGGAAAAA ATCGAGAAGATTGAAGGAGTTTTGTCGTACAGAGACCCTCATTTCTGGAGGCATTCAGCCAACATGATCGCAGGCACCATCCACCTCCAGATCATGTCAGATGTGGTGGAGCAGAGGATCATACAGCAG GTGACGGCCATTTTGAAAGACGCCGGGGTGAATAATCTGTCGGTGCAGGTGGAGAAGGAGGCATACTTCCAGCACATGTCTGGACTCAGCACCGGCTTTCAGGAAGTTCTGGCAATGACGCAGCAGATGGAGACCATGAAATACCTGAAAGACGGCACATGTATTATGTAA